The Streptomyces sp. NBC_00510 genomic interval CCGTCACCTGACGGGAAGTCGCCCCGCGATCATCTTGTCAGCCCGGTGAACCGGATGTCAGCGTTCCCCGCGGTACGTCGACATTCGGGTTCGAGGACGTGGACACACGTCGCACGAAGGAGCGCTCATGCCGCTGCCCGACCGCCGCTCGCTCCGACAACGGCGCCACCGCGCCTGGTTGCCGGCCCTCGGGTTGTGCACGCTGCTGCTCACGGCGCTCCCGGCCGCGGCACAGGAGAACGGTCCGGCGGCGCCGGGCCCGGTGAAGGCCGGCCGGGAGAAGATCGACCCCACGCTGCTGCGCAGGATGGACGCCGTCCGGGCACGGGGTGACGGACGCGTCGAGGCGGCCGTGGTGCTGCGCGACCGCGCCGGACTGCCCGGGCAGGGCGCGGACCCGGGTGCGGTGCGGGACGAACTCACGCGCAGCGCGCGGTCCGTGCAGTCCCCGGTCGTGGACCTCGTGCGGTCGCGCGGCGACCAGGTGCTGAACACATTCTGGCTCAAGAACATGGTCCTGGTGAAGGTCACGCCGCAGACCCTCCAGGAGCTCGCCTCCCTCGCCCCGGTCGACCACATCATCCCCAACTTCACCCTCCAGGCGCCCCCCGCCGAGCCGGACGAGGACGCCAAGGCGACCCGCGCGGCGGCCGCCGCGCCGAGCACCTGGGGCCTGACGAAGATCGGCGTCGACAAGGTGCGCGCCGAACAGGGGCCCACCGGCGAGGGCGTGCGCGTCGCCGTCCTGGACACCGGCGTCGACATCGACCACCCCGACCTCGCCGGGAAGCTCACCACCGACGACGCCAAGGACCCCGCCCACCCGGGCGGCTGGCTGGAGTTCAGCGGGAGCGGTGAGCCCGTCGCCTCCCTCCCGCACGACAGCAGCTTCCACGGCACCCACGTCGCCGGCACCATCGCGGGCGGCGACGCCTCGGGCACCGCGATCGGCGTCGCACCGGGCGCCGACCTCATGGCCGGACTGATCATCCCCGGAGGCTCCGGTACGCTCGCCCAGGTCATCGCGGGCATGGAGTGGGCGATCGCCCCGTACGACGCGCAGGGCAGGCCCGCCGGTGAACCCGCCGACGTCGTCAGCATGTCCCTCGGTGCCGAGGGCTACGCGGACGAACTGATCGAGCCCACCCGGAACATCTACCGCGCCGGCGTGTTCCCGTCCTTCGCCATCGGCAACCAGTGCGTCAGCGGCTCCGCCAGCCCCGGGAACGTGTACGAGGCCGTGTCCGTCGGCGCCACCGACGACGCCGACGACGTGGCGGACTTCTCCTGCGGCGAGGTCGTCGACCGCAGCGACTGGATCGACGCGCCCGCCGAATGGCCGCAGTCGTACGTGGTGCCCGACGTCTCCGCCCCCGGTGTCGACGTCCTGTCCACCCTGCCGGGCGGCGAGTACGGGCTGCTCAGCGGCACCTCCATGGCCACGCCGCACGTGTCCGGCACGGTCGCGCTGATGCTCCAGGCCCGCCCCGGCCTCACCGTCGACGACGCCCTCGGCATCCTCACCGGTACCTCCTTCTTCGACCAGCGCTACGGCGCGCGCCCCAACCCGCGCTACGGCTGGGGCCGCATCGACGCCTACGCCGCGGTGAAGGAGGCCGCGCTGCGCAGCGGCGTGCGCGGCACGGTCGAGGACGCCAGGACCGGCCGTCCGCTGGCGGGTGTCACCGTCACCCTCACCGGCACCGGACGCACCATCACCACCGGTGCCGACGGCCGCTTCGAGCTGCGCCTCGCGGCCGGTACGCACGAACTGCGGCTCACCCGCTTCGGCTACGTGGCGCAGGAGTTCACCGCGCGGGTGCGGGCCGACCGCTACACCGACGTCTCCCCGCGGCTCGACCCGACCCGCCGCGGGGTGATCACCGGCCGGGTCACCTTCGGACCGACGGGCTCCACGGTGCCCGGGGCGACGGTCACCGTCCTCGACGTCCCCGACCCGCTGAAGGCGACGACCGACCGCGAGGGCCGCTACACCATCCGCGACGTCCCCGTCGGCGCCTACGAGGTGTCCGCGAACGCGCCGGGGATCTCCCGCTCCAAGCCCGTACGGGTCGTCGTCCGCGGATCGGGTCCTGCGGCCCGCGCCGCCCTGCGACTGCCCCGGCCGTCCGCGACCGAACGCGTGTCGCTGACCTCCGAGGGCAAGCAGGGCAACCACGAGGCGTGGTGGCCCAAGCTGAGCGCCGACGGTTCCGCGGTGGCCTTCGCCAGCCCGGCCTCCAACTTCGCCTCCGGCGACACCAACGGCGAACTCGACGTCTTCGTCACCGACCTCCACACCGGGGAGACCGAGCGCGTGTCGGTCGCCTCCGACGGCGCCCAGGCGGACAGCTTCTCCCTGACGCCCACGCTCAGCGCCGACGCGCGGTGGGTCGGCTTCAACAGCGGCGCGACCAACCTCGTGCCCGGCGACACCAACCAACAGACCGACGGTTTCGTGCACGACCGCAGGACCGGCACCACGGAACGCGTGTCCGTCGCCTCCGACGGCACCCAGGGCAACGGACTGTCCTCCGCCCCCGCCCTCAGCGCCGACGGACGCTACGCGGTGTTCAACAGCGACGCCGACAACCTGGTGCCCGGCGACACCAACAACACCACCGACGTCTTCGTCCGCGACCGGCAGACCGGTACCACCAGCCGGATCTCGCAGGCCCCCGGCGGCGCGCCCGGCGACGGCGCCTCCAGGGAGCAGTCGGTCAGCGCCGACGGACGCTACGTCGCCTTCCAGAGCGCCGCGGGCAACCTGGTGCCCGGCGACACCGACGGCGAGCTCGACGTCTTCGTCCGCGACACGCAGACCGGCACGACCACCCTGGTGCCCGGTCCGCGGCCCGGCGAGAACACCGGTCCCGTCATCAGCGCCGACGGCCGGGTCGTCGCCTTCACCAACAACTGGCAGCTCTTCACCCAGGACCTGCGGACCGGCACCTCCGAGCAGGTCTCCGTGAACTCCGCCGAGTCCCCGGCCGACGACTGGGCCTTCGCACCCGCGCTGAGCGACGACGGCAGCAAGGTCGCCTTCTACAGCTACGCGACCAACCTCGCCACCGTCGACACCAACCGGCAGCTGGACGTCTTCGTCCGCGACCGCACGGCCGGCACGACCGAGCGCGTGTCCACCGGTCTGGAGGGGGCGGAGGCCGACGGCGCGTCCGACCTCCCCTCCCTCAGCGGGGACGGGCGGTACGTGGCGTTCGAGAGCGCCGCGACGAACCTCGTCGCCGACGACACCAACCGCCGGTACGACGTCTTCGTCCACGACCGGGTCGCGGGCCCGGAACCGGTCTTCGCGCTGAGCGGGCTGTCCGTGACCCCGCACGGCGCCCGGCCCGGCAAGGCGGTGCACGTCTCCGCCCGTGTCAAGAACGTCGGCGAGCGGACGGGTGACTACGAGGCCGTGCTCCTGGTCGGGGACGCGG includes:
- a CDS encoding S8 family serine peptidase, producing MPLPDRRSLRQRRHRAWLPALGLCTLLLTALPAAAQENGPAAPGPVKAGREKIDPTLLRRMDAVRARGDGRVEAAVVLRDRAGLPGQGADPGAVRDELTRSARSVQSPVVDLVRSRGDQVLNTFWLKNMVLVKVTPQTLQELASLAPVDHIIPNFTLQAPPAEPDEDAKATRAAAAAPSTWGLTKIGVDKVRAEQGPTGEGVRVAVLDTGVDIDHPDLAGKLTTDDAKDPAHPGGWLEFSGSGEPVASLPHDSSFHGTHVAGTIAGGDASGTAIGVAPGADLMAGLIIPGGSGTLAQVIAGMEWAIAPYDAQGRPAGEPADVVSMSLGAEGYADELIEPTRNIYRAGVFPSFAIGNQCVSGSASPGNVYEAVSVGATDDADDVADFSCGEVVDRSDWIDAPAEWPQSYVVPDVSAPGVDVLSTLPGGEYGLLSGTSMATPHVSGTVALMLQARPGLTVDDALGILTGTSFFDQRYGARPNPRYGWGRIDAYAAVKEAALRSGVRGTVEDARTGRPLAGVTVTLTGTGRTITTGADGRFELRLAAGTHELRLTRFGYVAQEFTARVRADRYTDVSPRLDPTRRGVITGRVTFGPTGSTVPGATVTVLDVPDPLKATTDREGRYTIRDVPVGAYEVSANAPGISRSKPVRVVVRGSGPAARAALRLPRPSATERVSLTSEGKQGNHEAWWPKLSADGSAVAFASPASNFASGDTNGELDVFVTDLHTGETERVSVASDGAQADSFSLTPTLSADARWVGFNSGATNLVPGDTNQQTDGFVHDRRTGTTERVSVASDGTQGNGLSSAPALSADGRYAVFNSDADNLVPGDTNNTTDVFVRDRQTGTTSRISQAPGGAPGDGASREQSVSADGRYVAFQSAAGNLVPGDTDGELDVFVRDTQTGTTTLVPGPRPGENTGPVISADGRVVAFTNNWQLFTQDLRTGTSEQVSVNSAESPADDWAFAPALSDDGSKVAFYSYATNLATVDTNRQLDVFVRDRTAGTTERVSTGLEGAEADGASDLPSLSGDGRYVAFESAATNLVADDTNRRYDVFVHDRVAGPEPVFALSGLSVTPHGARPGKAVHVSARVKNVGERTGDYEAVLLVGDAVEQRSTVRVRAGHDVRVDFTVRRGTAGTYSVRLGALTGEFTVRK